Proteins from a genomic interval of Papaver somniferum cultivar HN1 chromosome 4, ASM357369v1, whole genome shotgun sequence:
- the LOC113362805 gene encoding cysteine-rich and transmembrane domain-containing protein WIH1-like isoform X1: protein MSYVHGHTHEQDPYPPPGYGSGYPPPGYPQGPPPPGYGYPPPPPNPGHHQGYPPNPGYQGYFNNDGYPPPQQQQPQYQGYQYHHHHQSDDGCSSFFRGCLAALCCCCVLEECCCCF from the exons ATGAGTTATGTTCATGgacatactcatgaacaagacCCTTACCCCCCACCCG GGTATGGTTCAGGCTATCCACCTCCAGGGTATCCACAAGGACCACCACCACCTGGATATGGgtatccaccaccacctccaaatCCTGGACATCATCAAGGATATCCACCAAATCCTGGTTATCAAGGTTACTTCAATAACGATGGGtatccaccaccacaacaacaacaaccacaatACCAAGGTTACCAATATCATCACCACCATCAAAGTGACGATGGATGTTCATCTTTTTTCAGAGGATG TTTGGCCGCACTTTGTTGCTGTTGTGTGTTGGAggagtgctgctgctgtttctaG
- the LOC113362805 gene encoding cysteine-rich and transmembrane domain-containing protein WIH1-like isoform X2 has product MSYVHGHTHEQDPYPPPGYGSGYPPPGYPQGPPPPGYGYPPPPPNPGHHQGYPPNPGYQGYFNNDGYPPPQQQQPQYQGYQYHHHHQSDDGCSSFFRGCLAALCCCCLLDECCF; this is encoded by the exons ATGAGTTATGTTCATGgacatactcatgaacaagacCCTTACCCCCCACCCG GGTATGGTTCAGGCTATCCACCTCCAGGGTATCCACAAGGACCACCACCACCTGGATATGGgtatccaccaccacctccaaatCCTGGACATCATCAAGGATATCCACCAAATCCTGGTTATCAAGGTTACTTCAATAACGATGGGtatccaccaccacaacaacaacaaccacaatACCAAGGTTACCAATATCATCACCACCATCAAAGTGACGATGGATGTTCATCTTTTTTCAGAGGATG CTTGGCTGCACTTTGTTGCTGTTGTTTGTTGGATGAATGCTGTTTCTAG
- the LOC113362806 gene encoding GEM-like protein 5, with the protein MSKYSKPDQSTTPPPPQPSTSTYPSQPLDGNVEKWGTHVMGEPAIPSSHPNNQKAASQWSGQDQHPYVQYTPVQKPPKSPVESAVNVFNSWTNKAETLANNIWHNLKTGPSASEAAWAKVGIQAKALTGGGFESLYKQTFNTTPNEKLKKSFACYLSTSTGPVAGTLYLSNVHIAFCSDRPLTFTAPSGQQAWSYYKVMVPLAMISAVNPVTLKASERYIQINTVDSHDFWFMGFVNYDKAVVHLCGSMSEFAAHQMAPPHTVSG; encoded by the exons ATGAGCAAATACAGCAAACCTGATCAATCCACCACTccgccaccaccacaaccatctACATCTACATATCCATCTCAACCATTAGATGGGAACGTAGAGAAATGGGGAACCCATGTTATGGGTGAACCGGCAATACCATCATCTCATCCGAACAATCAAAAAGCAGCATCACAATGGAGTGGACAAGATCAACATCCTTATGTCCAATATACCCCTGTCCAAAAACCACCTAAATCACCCGTGGAATCAGCTGTTAATGTTTTCAATTCCTGGACTAATAAAGCTGAAACCCTTGCTAACAATATCTGGCACAACT TGAAAACCGGGCCATCGGCATCAGAGGCAGCATGGGCTAAAGTAGGAATACAAGCGAAAGCACTGACAGGGGGAGGGTTTGAATCATTATATAAGCAGACATTCAATACAACACCAAATGAGAAACTTAAGAAGTCATTTGCTTGTTACTTGTCTACCTCAACTGGACCAGTTGCGGGTACTCTTTACCTGTCAAACGTTCATATTGCATTCTGTAGTGATCGGCCACTTACGTTTACTGCGCCTTCAGGTCAGCAAGCTTGGAGCTACTACAAG GTAATGGTACCATTGGCGATGATTAGTGCTGTGAATCCAGTGACCCTGAAAGCATCAGAGAGGTACATCCAGATTAACACGGTTGACAGTCATGATTTTTGGTTCATGGGTTTCGTCAATTATGATAAAGCAGTTGTGCATCTCTGTGGGAGTATGTCTGAATTTGCAGCTCACCAAATGGCACCACCACATACCGTCAGTGGTTAA
- the LOC113274307 gene encoding uncharacterized protein LOC113274307: MAGLTASLELSFQNCSLSGGSSDEDDSGIGLSATSDDTPQNHTSSGSLELNSHVSLPYQWEQCLDLKTGEIYYMNWMNGRRVKEDPRKMFNGGNGGDHLFHYHTDNDNDEDSSYDSDEGSSTSSPCSSTTTDNSKSNGYYTSNDHHHQANGDDDGDDEDQILVVAGCKSCLMYFMLPKRVEECPKCNALLLHFDHRSDQNNIIID; this comes from the exons ATGGCGGGTCTTACTGCATCATTAGAGCTTTCATTCCAAAACTGTTCACTATCTGGCGGTAGTTCTGATGAGGATGATAGTGGGATTGGTTTATCTGCCACTTCTGATGATACGCCTCAAAATCATACTTCAAGTGGGAGTTTAGAACTTAATTCACATGTTTCACTTCCTTATCAATGGGAGCAATGTCTTGATTTAAAG aCAGGGGAGATATATTATATGAACTGGATGAATGGGAGAAGAGTAAAAGAAGATCCAAGAAAGATGTTTAATGGTGGGAATGGAGGTGACCATTTGTTCCATTATCATActgataatgataatgatgaaGACAGTTCATACGATAGCGACGAAGGATCATCAACATCATCTCCTTGTTCATCAACAACTACTGATAATAGTAAAAGCAATGGTTATTATACAAGTAACGATCATCATCATCAAGCTAATGgggatgatgatggtgatgatgaagaCCAAATACTTGTTGTTGCTGGTTGCAAATCATGCCTAATGTATTTCATGTTACCAAAAAGAGTTGAAGAATGTCCAAAATGTAatgctcttcttcttcattttgatcATCGTTCTGATCAAAACAACATCATCATCGATTGA